In a genomic window of Novosphingobium sp. KA1:
- a CDS encoding aminotransferase class V-fold PLP-dependent enzyme — protein MAQRRPAQLDRRAWMTGAMASGLLSGTLASADAGPGNGPIGAALRRAVPAAPQDSAYWAQVAAQFDVTHDIVQLENGNWGSMARPVAQAHARRLARVNAENSYYARRGFWQDILPVRARAAAMLGVLPEEIAFTRGATEALQTLIAGYNRLRPGDQVLCCDLDYDSTQAAFRWLRQRRGADLVTIAMPEPASHQGLIDAYAAALEAHPRVRLMLLTHVGHRTGLVMPVKEIIALARSRGVDVILDSAHAWGQLDFTIGDLGADFVGLTCQKWIGAPMGVGLVYIRKDRLADIDPNMSETGNPDHGTLSRVHTGTASFAGYLALADALDFHEAIGITAKQARLRHLRGLWAETLRDHPGIEILTPSDPRLTSALTSFRLRGRNGADQNRALAATLLERFGIFTVQREGLASGACVRVTPAIFTPDEAVHRLVAALRTLAGQAA, from the coding sequence ATGGCCCAGCGGCGGCCCGCGCAGCTCGATCGCCGTGCATGGATGACCGGCGCCATGGCCTCGGGCCTGCTGTCCGGCACCCTGGCCTCCGCAGATGCGGGGCCGGGAAATGGGCCGATCGGGGCCGCGCTGCGCCGCGCGGTCCCGGCGGCCCCGCAGGACAGTGCCTACTGGGCCCAGGTGGCGGCCCAGTTCGACGTGACGCACGACATCGTCCAGCTGGAGAACGGCAACTGGGGATCGATGGCGCGGCCGGTCGCACAGGCCCATGCCCGCAGGCTCGCCCGGGTCAACGCTGAGAATTCCTACTACGCGCGGCGCGGCTTCTGGCAGGACATCCTGCCGGTCCGCGCCCGCGCCGCCGCCATGCTCGGCGTCTTGCCCGAGGAGATCGCCTTCACCCGCGGGGCAACGGAAGCGCTGCAGACCCTGATCGCCGGCTACAACCGCCTGCGCCCCGGCGACCAGGTGCTCTGCTGCGACCTCGACTATGACAGCACCCAGGCCGCCTTCCGCTGGCTCAGGCAGCGGCGCGGCGCCGATCTGGTGACCATCGCCATGCCCGAACCGGCCAGCCATCAGGGACTGATCGATGCCTATGCGGCGGCGCTGGAGGCCCACCCCAGGGTGCGGCTGATGCTGCTCACCCATGTCGGCCACCGCACCGGGCTGGTGATGCCGGTCAAGGAGATCATCGCCCTTGCCCGTTCGCGCGGGGTCGACGTGATCCTCGATTCCGCCCATGCCTGGGGGCAGCTGGACTTCACCATCGGCGATCTCGGCGCCGATTTTGTCGGCCTCACCTGCCAGAAATGGATCGGCGCGCCGATGGGCGTGGGGCTTGTCTACATCCGCAAGGACAGGCTGGCCGACATCGACCCGAACATGAGCGAAACCGGCAATCCCGACCATGGCACCCTGAGCCGCGTCCATACCGGCACCGCCAGCTTCGCGGGCTATCTGGCGCTGGCCGATGCGCTGGACTTCCATGAGGCGATCGGCATCACCGCCAAGCAAGCGCGCCTGCGCCATTTGCGCGGCCTGTGGGCGGAAACCCTGCGCGACCATCCGGGCATCGAGATCCTCACCCCGTCCGATCCGCGGCTGACATCGGCGCTCACCTCGTTCCGCCTGCGCGGCCGCAACGGCGCGGACCAGAACAGGGCGCTCGCCGCCACGCTGCTGGAGCGTTTCGGCATTTTCACCGTCCAGCGCGAAGGCCTGGCAAGCGGCGCCTGTGTGCGGGTGACCCCGGCGATCTTCACCCCGGACGAGGCGGTGCACCGCCTGGTCGCGGCGCTCAGGACCCTCGCCGGACAGGCCGCCTGA
- a CDS encoding TonB-dependent receptor, producing the protein MSARFRRAPLFAALLATSAVCAASATFAAPAMAAEQPAFAIPAQPLSSALTLFARQAKVQIFFPSATIAAQRAPALNGRMPRQLALSRLIAGSGLAVKKDDGRTVILGLEEDRSEPAPRGGRSTLPAEEAASDIIVTGTRAQAQTVFTALSPVDTLSQEQVRATVTARLDEKLTQLVPAFIVQKLPASDGPEFIRPASLNNLSPDMTLVMVNGKRFHRSSFLNSGAQATDLAQIPSFAIGHVEVLRDGASAQYGSDAIAGVINVMFDTKPGFSAYAQGSQYYKGDGGQVQLGGRAGFALPGGGHFVVTGEFADTNPTSRSQQRQDAIDFANSTGIAVKDPVQRWGNPQLQTIKFAADAAEPIGEDMEIYGFGTFGKGKGWSDINWRNPATTTSVYNQTAAFPGFDVNAIYPAGFTPSEGVRYTDFQTVGGLRGGKGGDFHWDLSASLGQNATAFYLHNSINASLGPDSPLDFYLGRNIQREFNLNADGVYTLSLPVFASPVTVAFGAERRVETYTIRAGDKASYAVGAGAAYGLAAGSNGFPGFSDLQAGSWSQTSYAGYLDVTVPVTRAWSVEAALRDEDYSSFGNSFNYKVSTRYEITPALAVRGSYSTGFKAPTPAQLHSTSTSQGLDTTTLLLYTTGRLSPLNPVAQYFGATALKPETSKTATAGFVWRTGMGLSGSIDAYQIRVDNRFSVSPSHVLTDAIKADLIAQGISQAADYRTITFFTNDYDTRSRGVDFVVSYKHPVGPGTLDATASYSYTQTRVVSSRIAQSDTTRVKYQNGLPEHNAVGTITYTLGKVSLMGRLRYYGGWTDSSGNSTGDIFQDFGGIAFVDAGVTYALRPGLSMRVGAENLFNTYPAKATFQASRGLVYSRNAPYDTNGGNYYARLDVAF; encoded by the coding sequence ATGTCCGCACGGTTTCGCCGCGCGCCGCTTTTCGCGGCGTTGCTTGCCACGTCTGCTGTCTGCGCCGCATCCGCCACCTTCGCGGCGCCTGCCATGGCTGCCGAGCAGCCTGCCTTCGCCATTCCCGCCCAGCCGCTGTCGAGCGCGCTGACGCTGTTTGCCCGCCAGGCCAAAGTGCAGATCTTCTTCCCCAGCGCCACCATCGCCGCCCAGCGCGCGCCCGCGCTCAATGGCCGGATGCCGCGCCAGCTTGCGCTGTCCCGCCTGATTGCCGGCAGCGGCCTTGCGGTGAAAAAGGACGACGGCAGGACCGTGATCCTCGGCCTCGAGGAAGACCGTTCAGAGCCCGCCCCGCGCGGCGGCCGCAGCACCCTTCCCGCCGAGGAGGCCGCCTCCGACATCATCGTCACCGGCACCCGCGCGCAGGCACAGACGGTGTTCACCGCGCTCTCCCCGGTCGACACGCTGTCCCAGGAGCAGGTCAGGGCCACCGTGACCGCCCGCCTCGACGAGAAGCTCACGCAGCTTGTCCCCGCCTTCATCGTCCAGAAGCTGCCCGCCTCCGACGGCCCGGAATTCATCCGCCCCGCCTCGCTCAACAACCTCTCGCCCGACATGACGCTGGTGATGGTCAACGGCAAGCGCTTCCACCGCTCCTCGTTCCTCAACAGCGGCGCCCAGGCAACCGACCTGGCGCAGATCCCCTCCTTCGCGATCGGCCATGTCGAAGTGCTGCGCGACGGCGCCTCGGCCCAGTACGGATCGGACGCGATTGCCGGTGTCATCAACGTCATGTTCGACACCAAGCCGGGCTTTTCCGCCTATGCGCAAGGCTCGCAGTACTACAAGGGCGACGGCGGGCAGGTGCAGCTGGGCGGCCGCGCGGGCTTTGCCCTGCCCGGCGGCGGCCACTTCGTGGTGACCGGCGAATTTGCCGACACCAACCCGACCTCGCGCAGCCAGCAGCGCCAGGACGCCATCGATTTCGCGAATTCCACCGGCATCGCCGTGAAGGACCCGGTCCAGCGCTGGGGCAATCCGCAGCTCCAGACGATCAAGTTCGCCGCCGACGCCGCCGAGCCGATCGGCGAGGACATGGAAATTTACGGCTTCGGCACGTTCGGCAAGGGCAAGGGCTGGTCCGACATCAACTGGCGCAACCCGGCGACCACCACGTCGGTCTACAACCAGACCGCCGCCTTCCCCGGCTTCGACGTCAACGCCATCTATCCCGCCGGTTTCACCCCCAGCGAAGGCGTGCGCTATACCGATTTCCAGACCGTGGGCGGGCTTCGCGGCGGCAAGGGCGGCGACTTCCACTGGGATCTTTCCGCCTCGCTGGGGCAGAACGCCACCGCCTTCTACCTGCACAATTCGATCAATGCCTCGCTCGGGCCGGACAGCCCGCTGGACTTCTACCTCGGCCGCAACATCCAGCGCGAGTTCAACCTCAATGCGGACGGCGTCTACACGCTTTCCCTGCCGGTCTTCGCCAGCCCGGTGACGGTGGCCTTCGGTGCCGAGCGCCGGGTGGAGACCTACACGATCCGCGCCGGTGACAAAGCCTCCTATGCCGTCGGCGCCGGTGCGGCTTATGGCCTGGCCGCCGGTTCCAACGGCTTTCCCGGCTTCTCCGACCTTCAGGCGGGCTCGTGGAGCCAGACCAGCTACGCCGGCTATCTCGACGTGACGGTGCCGGTGACCCGCGCGTGGAGCGTCGAGGCGGCGCTGCGCGACGAGGACTATTCGAGCTTCGGCAACAGCTTCAACTACAAGGTCTCGACCCGCTACGAGATCACCCCGGCACTGGCCGTTCGGGGGTCCTATTCGACCGGGTTCAAGGCGCCGACCCCGGCCCAGCTCCATTCGACCAGCACCTCGCAGGGTCTCGATACCACCACGCTGCTGCTCTACACCACCGGCCGCCTCTCGCCACTCAATCCGGTCGCGCAGTATTTCGGCGCCACCGCGCTGAAGCCGGAGACCTCCAAGACCGCCACGGCGGGCTTTGTCTGGCGCACCGGCATGGGCCTGTCCGGCTCGATCGACGCCTACCAGATCAGGGTCGACAACCGCTTCAGCGTCTCGCCCAGCCATGTCCTGACCGATGCGATCAAGGCCGACCTCATCGCCCAGGGCATCAGCCAGGCGGCGGACTATCGCACGATCACCTTCTTCACCAACGACTACGACACCCGTTCGCGCGGGGTCGACTTCGTGGTCTCGTACAAGCACCCGGTCGGCCCCGGCACGCTCGATGCCACGGCCTCCTACAGCTATACCCAGACCCGGGTCGTCTCGAGCCGGATCGCCCAGAGCGACACCACCCGCGTGAAGTACCAGAACGGCCTGCCCGAACACAACGCGGTGGGCACGATCACCTACACGCTGGGCAAGGTCTCGCTGATGGGCCGCCTGCGCTATTATGGCGGCTGGACGGATTCGAGCGGCAATTCCACCGGCGACATCTTCCAGGACTTCGGCGGCATCGCCTTCGTGGATGCGGGCGTGACCTATGCGCTGCGCCCCGGCCTGTCGATGCGGGTCGGCGCGGAAAACCTGTTCAACACCTACCCCGCCAAGGCGACGTTCCAGGCCAGCCGCGGCCTCGTCTATTCGCGCAACGCCCCTTACGACACCAATGGCGGCAACTACTACGCCCGCCTCGACGTGGCGTTCTGA
- a CDS encoding FecR family protein, translating into MSIFDKKRHRRRKATGEAAVWLARHEAGTIDEAAFETWRGAAPGNAIAFARALSVWRAAAPDRAGAADVHAPTHAPAHGTAPAQGLSRRRALAAFGGIGLAGLLAAGGVTTRAYAWQSARSDVGQSKRLILPDGSHAMLNTDSQLQWRFSESERSLWILRGEVALDLRAGVAARVHGDGQVALLSAGRFNVRIQPEAMDVTVLAGRALAASGQSTTDAPGRVAAANEGLLLSAARPTVRPASPQRLAATLAWQQGEIVFDNQPLQTAVQEYNRYLTGKILIADPELTGIPVGGRFTSTDPAAFLSALDLGLGIRATPSGGGFVLTR; encoded by the coding sequence ATGAGCATCTTCGACAAGAAACGGCATCGGCGCCGCAAGGCGACCGGCGAAGCGGCGGTCTGGCTCGCCCGCCATGAGGCCGGCACGATCGATGAAGCGGCTTTCGAGACATGGCGCGGCGCCGCGCCCGGCAATGCCATCGCCTTCGCCCGCGCGCTCTCGGTCTGGCGGGCAGCCGCACCGGACCGCGCCGGGGCCGCCGATGTCCATGCCCCCACACATGCCCCCGCACATGGCACCGCACCGGCTCAAGGCCTGTCGCGCCGCCGGGCACTGGCCGCGTTCGGCGGCATCGGCCTCGCCGGATTGCTGGCCGCCGGCGGCGTCACCACGCGGGCCTATGCCTGGCAGAGCGCTCGCTCCGATGTCGGGCAAAGCAAGCGCCTGATCCTGCCCGATGGCAGCCACGCCATGCTGAACACCGACAGCCAGCTGCAATGGCGGTTTTCCGAGAGCGAGCGCAGCCTGTGGATCCTGCGCGGCGAGGTGGCGCTGGACTTGCGGGCCGGTGTTGCCGCCCGCGTCCACGGCGACGGCCAGGTCGCCCTGCTCTCGGCCGGGCGCTTCAACGTCCGCATCCAGCCCGAGGCGATGGACGTCACCGTGCTCGCCGGCCGGGCCTTGGCGGCGAGCGGGCAAAGCACTACCGATGCGCCCGGCCGGGTCGCCGCCGCCAACGAGGGGCTGCTGCTCTCCGCCGCCCGGCCCACCGTCCGCCCCGCCAGCCCGCAGCGCCTGGCGGCAACGCTGGCCTGGCAGCAGGGCGAGATCGTGTTCGACAACCAGCCACTGCAGACCGCCGTGCAGGAGTACAACCGCTACCTCACGGGCAAGATCCTGATCGCCGATCCCGAACTGACCGGCATCCCGGTCGGCGGCCGCTTCACCTCGACCGATCCGGCCGCGTTCCTCTCCGCGCTCGATCTGGGCCTCGGCATCCGCGCCACCCCCAGCGGCGGCGGCTTCGTGCTGACACGCTGA
- a CDS encoding RNA polymerase sigma factor, producing MPVIRPIDIWFADEVLPHEGRFLAAALRICGAREEAEDLVQEAFARLFTLDGWAAIDNPRAYVIRMLRHIAIERMRRQRIVDFRQLADVDHLALADDTPDQHRIIAGRDGLRRVAELIAGLPERCRTVFVRRRIEGESSRAIARDLGISLSTYEKRLARAIELLSRARLDAEAEPPGACDAQAQRQR from the coding sequence GTGCCTGTCATTCGCCCGATCGACATCTGGTTCGCCGATGAGGTGCTTCCCCACGAAGGCCGCTTCCTCGCCGCCGCGCTGCGCATCTGCGGCGCGCGCGAGGAGGCCGAGGACCTTGTGCAGGAGGCATTCGCCCGGCTCTTCACGCTGGACGGCTGGGCCGCCATCGACAATCCCCGCGCCTACGTGATCCGCATGCTGCGCCATATCGCCATCGAGCGGATGCGCCGCCAGCGCATCGTCGATTTCCGGCAGCTCGCCGACGTCGATCACCTCGCCCTCGCCGACGACACGCCGGACCAGCACCGCATCATCGCGGGGCGCGACGGGCTGCGCCGGGTGGCGGAGCTGATCGCCGGCCTGCCGGAACGCTGCCGCACCGTTTTTGTCCGCCGCCGGATCGAGGGGGAATCCTCGCGGGCGATCGCGCGGGATCTCGGCATCAGCCTGTCGACGTACGAAAAGCGGCTGGCCCGCGCCATCGAACTGCTCTCCCGCGCCCGTCTCGACGCGGAGGCGGAACCGCCCGGAGCCTGCGATGCCCAGGCGCAGCGCCAGCGGTAA
- a CDS encoding sigma-54 dependent transcriptional regulator — translation MTDSPLPASPSENRDAPRVALVEDDADLARATAQLLRLAGFAVETFAAAAPALAAITADWPGVVVTDVRMPLISGIDLFRQLHDRDPELPVILVTGHGDIAMAVQLLKGGAWDFLTKPFAPDALIAAVRRAATARGLTLENRRLRSLAEADDAPLFLGENPAIRRLREMIPVLANADIDLFIEGETGTGKDLLARLIHRAGKRARHRFLPIACAAMPQALADPLFTASGHAEPGLAAAHRGTLYLDDVDRAPSHLQERLLPFAEQRVLRRRDEAVPVDIRVISTSQNAAEGPPPALLAPLFYRLAAMRLSIPPLRERREDIPALFARFAGDAARRLGRDLPMITAPLRTMLERHDWPGNVRELGNFAEQFVLGLGDPAPAPAPGAAKGLTERVDAFERDEIIAAVQAAGGEIGAAIRALDLPRKTFYYKVNKHGIDLTALRRRD, via the coding sequence ATGACCGACAGCCCCCTTCCCGCCAGCCCTTCCGAAAACCGCGATGCCCCCCGCGTCGCGCTCGTCGAGGACGATGCCGACCTCGCCCGCGCCACGGCGCAATTGCTGCGGCTGGCGGGTTTCGCGGTGGAGACCTTTGCCGCCGCCGCCCCGGCGCTCGCCGCCATCACCGCCGACTGGCCGGGCGTGGTGGTCACCGACGTGCGCATGCCGCTCATCTCCGGCATCGACCTGTTTCGCCAGCTCCATGACCGCGATCCCGAACTGCCGGTGATCCTCGTGACCGGGCACGGCGACATCGCGATGGCGGTGCAGCTGCTCAAGGGAGGGGCCTGGGACTTCCTGACCAAGCCCTTCGCCCCGGACGCCCTGATCGCGGCCGTTCGGCGCGCCGCCACCGCGCGCGGTCTCACGCTGGAAAACCGCCGCCTGCGCAGCCTTGCCGAAGCCGACGACGCGCCGCTGTTCCTCGGTGAAAATCCCGCGATCCGCCGCCTGCGCGAGATGATCCCGGTGCTCGCCAATGCCGATATCGACCTGTTCATCGAAGGCGAGACCGGCACCGGCAAGGACCTGCTGGCGCGCCTGATCCACCGCGCGGGCAAGCGCGCGCGCCACCGTTTCCTGCCGATCGCCTGCGCCGCGATGCCGCAGGCGCTGGCCGATCCGCTGTTCACCGCCAGCGGCCATGCCGAACCCGGCCTGGCCGCCGCGCATCGCGGCACGCTCTATCTCGACGACGTCGACCGCGCCCCGTCCCATCTGCAGGAACGGCTGCTGCCCTTTGCCGAACAGCGCGTGCTGCGCCGCCGCGACGAGGCCGTGCCAGTGGACATACGTGTCATCTCGACCAGCCAGAACGCCGCGGAAGGGCCGCCGCCGGCGCTGCTGGCGCCGCTGTTCTACCGGCTCGCCGCGATGCGCCTCAGCATCCCCCCGCTGCGCGAGCGGCGGGAGGACATTCCAGCCCTGTTCGCCCGTTTCGCGGGCGATGCCGCCCGGCGGCTCGGCCGCGACCTGCCGATGATCACCGCGCCGCTGCGCACCATGCTCGAACGGCACGACTGGCCCGGAAACGTGCGCGAGCTCGGCAATTTCGCCGAACAGTTCGTGCTGGGACTGGGCGATCCCGCCCCTGCCCCCGCCCCCGGTGCGGCGAAGGGGCTGACCGAACGGGTCGATGCCTTCGAGCGGGACGAGATCATCGCCGCCGTGCAGGCGGCGGGCGGCGAGATCGGTGCGGCCATTCGCGCGCTCGATCTGCCGCGCAAGACCTTCTACTACAAGGTCAACAAGCACGGCATCGACCTGACCGCGCTTCGCCGCAGGGACTGA
- a CDS encoding ATP-binding protein: MCNNLHIAATAATVQGVNRRHGLYWLVAALAAALVAGSVAGEVVRRRSAAAFAASVAADARLRQALLDSEIARFRLLPQALADDRDVIAAARAQPGAVKRLNAKFETFANRIGASAIYLIGPDGFSVAASNWNRRESFSGRDYRFRRYYRDAMRSGGGAQFALGTVSHHPGLYLARKVAGSSVLVIKLDFDRIEAQWRTAGGETFVTNADGVILVTSRDAWRFAMTEPIGTAAQQAVAADIGAPGLKPTPYTIDREGLVRMGERAGALQLASSPPSRDGWRVNLALPIRVAVTTPMRSAQIMAALLALLAVGAVWWLAQRNRRRRERTALLEAAVTERTAELRREMEERAALEHRAALLREELRLANRLATLGQVTASVAHETAQPVTAIRNYAASAGHLLDQGASDEVRENLSAIDRLAERIGVITAQLRGFARKGIAGEGSGGAGGPGSVLLADGLDGARLLLKERLAAVCYETPDIPPGLAVRGDKVRIEQILVNLLQNATEALAGHPDPRIRITLALEENEDGKAQALRLVIADNGPGIAPEIAARLFTPFATSRAEGLGLGLVIAQDIAQEFGGSLRLLPDEAVRNAIPDAMPDTMPGIGGAAFELRLRLA; encoded by the coding sequence ATGTGCAACAATTTGCACATCGCCGCCACTGCGGCTACCGTCCAGGGGGTGAATCGCCGCCATGGTCTCTACTGGCTTGTCGCCGCACTCGCCGCCGCCCTTGTTGCGGGCAGCGTGGCGGGCGAAGTGGTGCGCCGCCGCTCCGCGGCCGCCTTCGCGGCCTCGGTCGCCGCCGACGCGCGCCTGCGACAGGCCCTGCTCGACAGCGAGATCGCCCGCTTCCGCCTGCTGCCGCAAGCGCTGGCCGACGACCGCGACGTAATCGCCGCCGCGCGGGCCCAGCCGGGCGCGGTCAAGCGGCTCAACGCCAAGTTCGAGACCTTTGCCAATCGCATCGGCGCCTCGGCCATCTACCTCATCGGGCCGGACGGTTTTTCGGTGGCCGCCAGCAACTGGAACCGCCGCGAGAGCTTCAGCGGGCGCGACTATCGCTTCCGGCGCTACTACCGCGACGCGATGCGCAGCGGCGGCGGCGCGCAGTTCGCGCTGGGCACGGTCAGCCATCACCCCGGGCTCTACCTGGCCCGCAAGGTGGCCGGCAGCAGCGTGCTTGTCATCAAGCTGGATTTCGACCGGATCGAGGCGCAGTGGCGCACCGCCGGCGGCGAGACCTTCGTGACCAATGCCGACGGCGTGATCCTCGTCACCAGCCGCGATGCCTGGCGCTTCGCGATGACCGAGCCGATCGGCACCGCCGCGCAGCAGGCCGTGGCCGCCGACATCGGCGCGCCGGGGCTGAAGCCCACGCCCTACACGATCGACCGCGAGGGGCTGGTCCGCATGGGCGAGCGCGCCGGCGCCCTGCAACTGGCCAGCAGCCCGCCCAGCCGCGACGGCTGGCGGGTCAACCTCGCCCTGCCGATCCGCGTCGCGGTGACGACGCCGATGCGCAGCGCCCAGATCATGGCCGCGCTGCTGGCGCTGCTGGCCGTCGGCGCGGTCTGGTGGCTGGCGCAGCGCAACCGCCGCCGCCGCGAACGCACTGCCCTGCTCGAAGCCGCGGTGACCGAGCGGACCGCCGAACTGCGCCGCGAGATGGAGGAGCGCGCCGCGCTCGAACACCGCGCCGCGCTCCTGCGCGAGGAACTGCGTCTCGCCAACCGCCTCGCCACGCTGGGCCAGGTGACGGCAAGCGTCGCGCATGAAACCGCCCAGCCGGTGACCGCCATTCGCAACTATGCGGCTTCGGCGGGCCACCTGCTCGACCAGGGTGCCAGCGACGAGGTGCGCGAGAACCTCTCGGCGATCGACCGGCTTGCCGAGCGGATCGGCGTGATCACCGCGCAGCTTCGCGGGTTCGCGCGAAAGGGCATTGCCGGAGAGGGTAGCGGCGGAGCAGGCGGGCCGGGATCGGTGCTGCTGGCAGATGGGCTCGACGGCGCCCGCCTGCTGCTCAAGGAACGGCTGGCCGCCGTGTGCTACGAGACACCGGACATTCCCCCCGGCCTCGCTGTCCGGGGGGACAAGGTGCGGATCGAGCAGATCCTCGTGAACCTGCTGCAGAACGCCACCGAGGCGCTGGCCGGACACCCCGATCCGCGCATCAGGATCACGCTGGCGCTCGAGGAGAACGAGGACGGCAAGGCGCAGGCCCTGCGCCTCGTCATTGCCGACAATGGCCCCGGCATCGCCCCCGAGATCGCCGCGCGCCTGTTCACGCCCTTTGCCACCAGCCGCGCCGAAGGGCTTGGCCTGGGCCTCGTCATCGCCCAGGACATCGCCCAGGAGTTCGGCGGCTCCCTGCGCCTGCTCCCCGATGAAGCCGTACGGAACGCGATTCCGGACGCGATGCCGGACACGATGCCGGGAATCGGCGGCGCCGCGTTCGAACTGCGTCTGAGACTTGCCTGA
- a CDS encoding dicarboxylate/amino acid:cation symporter → MHTPLPDTHESAAPRRWYAHLYVQVLIAIAAGVTIGHFAPATGEALKPLGDAFIKLVKMVIAPVIFLTIVTGIASMRDLRAVGRVAGKAFAYFFFFSTLALIVGLIVANVVRPGHGLNIDPATLDASKVALFSEKAHETTITGFLTGMIPDTFLSSMTEGNILQVLVIAILFGVSLAMLGDRGAPALSLLETVSMVFFKLVSIVMKAAPVGAFGAMAFTIGKYGVGSLANLAGLVATFYVTSALFVVVVLGVVARLAGFSIFALISYLKAELLLVLGTSSSESALPSLMEKMERAGCPKSIVGLVVPTGYSFNLDGTNIYMTLAALFIAQACKVELTLGQQVLLLGVAMLSSKGAAGVTGAGFITLAATLSIVPAVPVAGMALILGVDRFMSECRSLTNFIGNAVATVVVSRWEGKLDTARFRAVLAQRDPAAAEPVAADNRALI, encoded by the coding sequence ATGCACACCCCATTGCCCGATACGCACGAGTCCGCCGCGCCCCGCCGCTGGTATGCTCATCTCTACGTGCAGGTGCTCATCGCCATCGCGGCGGGTGTCACCATCGGCCACTTCGCGCCCGCCACGGGCGAGGCGCTGAAGCCGCTGGGGGATGCGTTCATCAAGCTGGTCAAGATGGTGATCGCCCCGGTCATCTTCCTGACCATCGTCACCGGCATCGCCTCGATGCGCGATCTGCGCGCGGTCGGCCGGGTGGCAGGCAAGGCATTTGCCTATTTCTTCTTTTTCTCGACCCTGGCGCTGATCGTCGGGCTGATCGTGGCGAACGTGGTTCGCCCCGGTCACGGCCTGAACATCGATCCTGCCACGCTCGATGCCTCGAAGGTCGCACTCTTCTCCGAGAAGGCACACGAAACGACGATCACCGGGTTCCTGACGGGCATGATCCCGGACACGTTCCTTTCGTCCATGACCGAGGGCAATATCCTTCAGGTCCTGGTGATCGCCATCCTCTTCGGCGTTTCGCTGGCCATGCTGGGGGACCGCGGCGCGCCCGCGCTCTCGCTGCTGGAAACCGTCTCGATGGTGTTCTTCAAGCTGGTGTCGATCGTCATGAAGGCGGCGCCGGTCGGTGCCTTCGGCGCGATGGCCTTCACCATCGGCAAGTACGGGGTGGGCAGCCTTGCCAACCTCGCCGGGCTGGTGGCGACCTTCTACGTCACGTCCGCGCTGTTCGTGGTGGTGGTGCTGGGCGTGGTGGCGCGGCTCGCCGGGTTCTCGATCTTTGCACTGATTTCCTATCTCAAGGCCGAATTGCTGCTGGTGCTGGGCACCTCGTCCTCGGAAAGCGCGCTGCCCTCGCTGATGGAGAAGATGGAGCGCGCGGGCTGCCCCAAGAGCATCGTCGGCCTGGTCGTGCCGACCGGCTACAGCTTCAATCTTGACGGCACCAACATCTACATGACGCTGGCGGCGCTGTTCATCGCCCAGGCCTGCAAAGTGGAACTGACGCTGGGCCAGCAGGTGCTGCTGCTGGGCGTTGCGATGCTCTCGTCCAAGGGCGCGGCGGGCGTGACCGGCGCCGGTTTCATCACGCTGGCGGCCACGCTCTCCATCGTGCCCGCGGTGCCGGTGGCGGGCATGGCGCTGATCCTGGGGGTCGACCGGTTCATGTCGGAGTGCCGCAGCCTGACGAACTTCATCGGCAATGCGGTGGCAACCGTGGTGGTCTCGCGCTGGGAAGGCAAGCTCGATACCGCGCGCTTCAGGGCCGTGCTTGCCCAGCGCGACCCCGCTGCCGCCGAGCCCGTCGCCGCCGATAACCGCGCCCTCATCTGA